The region AAAAAAGGTAGCCGAGAAGCTTTTAATATATTAGTTTCAAATTACCAACAGCAAGTTATAAATATCGCTTACGGAATGCTTTCAAATCAAGAGGATGCATATGACGCGGCACAGGAGGTATTCGTAAGGGTGTATAAAAGTATAGAGTCATTTAAGGAGCAATCTTCCTTTACCACGTGGCTTTATAGGATAACTAAGAATGTTTGCTCTGATATTCTGAGAAAACGTCAGAAACATTCGGGTGTAATAAGTATCAATCAGGCGATTGACGAAAAAAAAGATATGGATATTAAGGACGAAAGTCCTACACCGGAAGAAAATATGGAAATATCGGAACGTCAGAGAGCTGTACGTGAGGCGATAAG is a window of Hominilimicola fabiformis DNA encoding:
- a CDS encoding RNA polymerase sigma factor — protein: MRGGEGFLTENDLIKKCKKGSREAFNILVSNYQQQVINIAYGMLSNQEDAYDAAQEVFVRVYKSIESFKEQSSFTTWLYRITKNVCSDILRKRQKHSGVISINQAIDEKKDMDIKDESPTPEENMEISERQRAVREAISELKEEYRTVITLCDIEGLSYDYIAEVLGIPSGTVKSRINRARSALKKNLMNKRELF